One window of the Gemmatimonadota bacterium genome contains the following:
- a CDS encoding 3'-5' exonuclease has translation MRSQGLSLLEAAALRLAGGPAHTLELAREVMGLSGHAGAASRAVFTLLGADPRFGVDGVGVWTLREGVEPPGPPFASHRFAVVDVETTGGRSGTGDRITEIAVVHVDRGAVGSAYHTLVNPGRPIPPWVQGLTGITDAMVAEAPYFEGIAGRVAESLGDRIFVAHNASFDWGFVQSELLAATGDIPSVERLCTVQLGRLLVPRLRGHGLDAMTAHYRIRVEDRHRALGDAIATARLLIHLFREADTRGLSDLGALRFALGGRGLAPRESRSGAEEE, from the coding sequence GTGAGGTCTCAAGGACTCTCCCTCCTCGAAGCCGCCGCGCTTCGGCTGGCCGGAGGCCCGGCACACACGCTCGAGTTGGCCCGCGAAGTGATGGGGCTTTCCGGACACGCCGGTGCGGCCTCCAGGGCGGTTTTCACGCTCCTTGGGGCCGATCCCCGCTTCGGCGTGGACGGGGTGGGCGTGTGGACGCTGCGCGAAGGGGTGGAGCCGCCGGGACCCCCCTTCGCTTCGCATCGCTTCGCGGTGGTGGACGTGGAGACCACGGGTGGCCGGTCCGGGACGGGAGATCGGATCACCGAGATCGCCGTCGTGCATGTGGACCGGGGAGCCGTAGGCTCGGCCTACCACACCCTGGTGAATCCGGGACGCCCCATTCCCCCCTGGGTTCAGGGGCTCACCGGAATAACGGACGCGATGGTGGCCGAAGCTCCCTACTTCGAGGGAATCGCCGGGCGCGTCGCGGAAAGCCTCGGGGACCGGATCTTCGTCGCGCACAACGCGTCCTTCGACTGGGGATTCGTACAGTCCGAGCTCCTCGCGGCCACGGGGGACATCCCGTCCGTGGAACGGCTCTGCACCGTCCAGCTCGGACGCCTCCTGGTTCCCCGCCTCCGCGGCCACGGGCTGGACGCGATGACCGCGCATTACCGCATCCGGGTCGAGGACCGTCATCGGGCTCTCGGCGACGCGATCGCGACCGCCCGGCTCCTGATCCACCTCTTCCGCGAAGCGGACACGCGCGGACTCTCCGACCTGGGGGCGCTCCGCTTCGCACTGGGAGGGCGCGGACTCGCTCCACGCGAGAGCCGCTCCGGCGCGGAGGAAGAGTGA
- the rsmD gene encoding 16S rRNA (guanine(966)-N(2))-methyltransferase RsmD encodes MRIIAGEWRGRTIRAPRGSRVRPTTDRVREAWMSSLGARIVGARVLDLFAGSGALGLEALSRGAEEAVFVEQDRHALQALEANVQSLAAGSRCRIVRGDTFRYLERLDEPMFDLALADPPYDQGFAVRLLGAAAAKPFARELWVEHRTGESLPPLPGLRSRRYGDTTLTIWEIPE; translated from the coding sequence ATGAGGATCATCGCCGGCGAGTGGAGGGGGCGGACGATTCGGGCGCCCCGCGGATCGAGAGTCCGGCCCACCACAGACCGTGTCCGCGAGGCATGGATGTCCTCTCTCGGGGCGCGGATCGTGGGCGCCCGCGTGCTGGATCTCTTCGCCGGCTCGGGTGCGCTCGGCCTCGAGGCCCTTTCCCGCGGGGCGGAGGAGGCCGTTTTCGTCGAACAAGATCGCCACGCCCTTCAGGCGCTCGAGGCCAACGTGCAATCGCTCGCAGCCGGTTCCCGGTGCCGCATCGTCCGCGGGGACACCTTCCGCTACCTGGAACGCCTCGACGAACCGATGTTCGACCTCGCCCTCGCCGATCCCCCCTATGACCAGGGGTTCGCGGTCCGCCTCCTCGGGGCTGCCGCCGCCAAACCGTTTGCGCGGGAGCTTTGGGTCGAGCATCGTACGGGCGAGTCGCTTCCGCCCCTTCCGGGGCTTCGCTCCCGACGATATGGCGACACCACCCTCACGATCTGGGAGATCCCCGAATGA
- the rsmA gene encoding 16S rRNA (adenine(1518)-N(6)/adenine(1519)-N(6))-dimethyltransferase RsmA — MTARPKRALGQNFLVDPALRRRIVEAVQLQPGETVLEIGPGRGALTEGLVAEVEAKGGHLLLVELDDALAAELAERYAGLPAVTVYHRSILDLPLEEVTTDPSALKVVGNIPYNLTSPILFHLLARPRPREALLMVQKEVADRILSPPGSREYGALSVGVRTVAEVDRVLTLGPGAFRPRPKVDSTVIRIRPLRPLPLTEEEERRLRDLTRSVFQWRRKQLAKILRDHPDLGLGEGGVARALAAAGAAPAARPGELSPERFLAMARAIAAEAADR, encoded by the coding sequence GTGACAGCCCGCCCCAAACGCGCGCTCGGACAGAACTTCCTGGTCGATCCGGCGCTCCGGCGGCGGATCGTCGAGGCGGTCCAGCTCCAGCCGGGGGAGACGGTGCTCGAGATCGGCCCCGGGCGGGGCGCCCTGACCGAGGGTCTCGTCGCGGAAGTCGAGGCGAAGGGAGGGCACCTCCTCCTCGTCGAGCTGGACGACGCCCTCGCCGCCGAGCTCGCGGAGCGGTACGCCGGGCTCCCCGCGGTCACCGTCTACCACCGGAGCATTCTGGACCTGCCGCTGGAGGAGGTCACGACAGACCCTTCGGCGCTCAAGGTCGTCGGGAACATTCCCTACAACCTGACCTCCCCCATTCTCTTTCATCTCCTGGCGCGCCCCCGCCCCCGCGAGGCGCTCCTCATGGTCCAGAAGGAGGTCGCGGACCGGATCCTTTCCCCGCCGGGGAGCCGGGAGTATGGGGCGCTCAGCGTGGGGGTCCGGACGGTCGCGGAGGTCGATCGTGTCCTCACCCTCGGTCCCGGCGCCTTTCGGCCTCGTCCAAAAGTGGATTCCACCGTCATCCGGATTCGCCCGCTCCGCCCCCTGCCCCTCACGGAGGAGGAAGAGAGGCGGCTTCGCGACCTGACCCGCTCGGTCTTCCAGTGGAGACGGAAGCAGCTGGCGAAGATCCTGCGCGACCACCCCGATCTCGGGCTGGGGGAGGGAGGCGTGGCCCGGGCGCTCGCCGCGGCCGGGGCCGCCCCGGCGGCCCGCCCCGGGGAGCTCTCGCCGGAGCGCTTCCTCGCCATGGCGCGTGCGATCGCGGCGGAGGCCGCCGATCGTTGA
- a CDS encoding STAS domain-containing protein: MAFTVKREGSVTVVDVDGQLIVGNRQELKQKVLDELEGGARKFLIDFTRTGYIDSSGLGVLVSLSKKIREQGGELRLSTLNEDLRTLFELTKLDTLFRIAATREEGLSGF, from the coding sequence ATGGCATTCACAGTGAAGCGCGAGGGGAGTGTCACCGTCGTGGATGTGGACGGCCAACTCATCGTCGGCAACCGCCAGGAGCTCAAGCAGAAGGTTCTGGACGAGCTCGAAGGTGGAGCCCGGAAGTTCCTCATCGATTTCACGCGCACCGGTTACATTGATTCATCGGGGCTCGGGGTTCTCGTGAGCCTCTCGAAGAAGATTCGCGAGCAAGGAGGCGAGCTCCGGCTCTCCACCCTGAATGAGGACCTGCGGACCCTCTTCGAGCTCACCAAGCTGGACACGCTGTTCCGAATCGCCGCGACGAGAGAGGAGGGGCTGTCGGGGTTCTAG
- a CDS encoding GAF domain-containing SpoIIE family protein phosphatase, whose protein sequence is MAPDRTTPELLPESAVRVMNEFRRGFSLDLHLWREVRGRRALHLYPSEDGGVAPLSDSILLAIPTRGATELTLEVRGASGDGPEAAANALRLVLENLYDYAEEVRFFAYEMSERYEEINLLYSISETLGSLLHWSDASHTILTEVCEVMGARRGSLWVHDRRGGQLHLVASVGEGGLAGPLETDDSSAVTARVFREGRPLILTGDGFKSVGTEGQPLLAPDDSVLSVPIRYTPPGGTTMTVGVINLIGRRHGGRFTASDQKLLAAIASQVGAALENNRLVRESLERERVTREMELAHDLQMKLLPTADSLDPAIVAAKVEPAESVGGDFYHFFRVPGNRFGVMIGDVSGHGFPAALIMALSMSAGTIYASEVQSPARVLQGMGEALMDELESTEMYLTLFYGVLDPARGELVYANAGHPHAFAVRGDGAVERLEAMDPPMGIAGTVEYGQRAVAWTPGADLLLLFTDGLSDNLSAGSRAAGEERILAEVARLRREPVCDIVKALFNLEGRRGGGTAYGDDRTAVVMRA, encoded by the coding sequence ATGGCCCCTGACCGGACCACTCCGGAGCTTCTCCCTGAGTCGGCCGTTCGGGTGATGAACGAGTTCCGGCGTGGGTTCTCGCTCGATCTTCATCTCTGGCGGGAAGTTCGGGGGCGGCGCGCTCTCCACCTCTATCCCTCCGAGGACGGCGGGGTGGCCCCCCTCTCCGATTCGATCCTCCTCGCCATCCCCACGCGCGGGGCGACCGAGCTCACTCTCGAGGTGCGAGGCGCGAGTGGCGACGGCCCCGAGGCGGCGGCGAACGCCCTCCGGCTCGTTCTCGAGAATCTCTATGATTACGCGGAAGAGGTCCGCTTCTTCGCGTACGAGATGTCGGAGCGGTACGAGGAGATCAACCTCCTCTACTCGATTTCCGAGACGCTCGGCTCCCTCCTGCATTGGAGCGATGCCTCGCACACGATCTTGACCGAGGTCTGCGAGGTCATGGGGGCGAGGCGGGGCTCGCTCTGGGTGCATGATCGGCGGGGAGGGCAGCTCCATCTGGTCGCTTCGGTCGGGGAAGGGGGGCTGGCCGGTCCGCTCGAGACCGATGACTCGTCCGCGGTGACCGCCCGCGTCTTCCGGGAGGGACGCCCCCTCATCCTCACCGGAGACGGCTTCAAGTCCGTGGGAACGGAGGGCCAGCCCCTCCTCGCTCCGGACGATTCCGTCCTTTCGGTTCCCATCCGGTACACGCCCCCCGGAGGGACGACGATGACGGTCGGTGTCATCAATCTCATCGGGCGCCGCCACGGGGGGCGCTTCACCGCGTCGGACCAGAAGCTCCTCGCCGCGATCGCGAGCCAGGTGGGTGCCGCGCTCGAAAACAACCGGCTCGTCCGAGAAAGCCTGGAGCGCGAACGGGTCACGCGTGAGATGGAGCTCGCGCATGACCTCCAGATGAAGCTGCTCCCGACGGCGGATTCTCTCGACCCGGCGATCGTCGCGGCGAAGGTGGAGCCGGCCGAATCGGTGGGAGGGGACTTCTACCACTTCTTCCGTGTCCCCGGGAATCGTTTCGGGGTGATGATCGGCGATGTCTCGGGTCACGGCTTCCCGGCGGCGCTGATCATGGCGCTCTCGATGAGCGCCGGGACGATCTATGCCTCCGAAGTCCAATCGCCGGCGCGCGTGCTCCAGGGGATGGGGGAAGCGCTCATGGACGAGCTCGAGTCCACCGAGATGTACCTCACCCTCTTTTACGGGGTCCTCGACCCCGCACGCGGAGAGCTCGTGTACGCCAACGCCGGCCACCCACACGCCTTCGCGGTGCGGGGCGACGGTGCGGTGGAGCGGCTCGAGGCGATGGATCCGCCCATGGGAATCGCGGGGACGGTGGAGTATGGGCAACGCGCCGTCGCCTGGACCCCGGGCGCCGACCTCCTCCTCCTCTTCACGGACGGTCTCTCGGACAATCTCTCCGCGGGTTCCCGCGCCGCTGGCGAAGAGCGGATTTTGGCGGAGGTGGCAAGGCTCCGCCGCGAACCGGTATGTGACATCGTGAAGGCGCTCTTCAACCTCGAGGGAAGGCGCGGTGGAGGGACGGCTTACGGCGACGACCGCACCGCCGTCGTCATGCGGGCCTGA
- the coaD gene encoding pantetheine-phosphate adenylyltransferase, whose amino-acid sequence MTRSRAVTALYPGSFDPVTLGHEDIARRTLRVADRVVVGVADTATQAKTPAFTLEERLEMLEEVFAGEPRIECEAFSGLLVTYARERGADLVVRGLRAVSDFEYEFQMAQMNRALSPDVEFIFLTPDAHLSFLSASIVREVARLGGDVSPFVSPPVLRRLRERFGSGG is encoded by the coding sequence ATGACCCGTTCCCGAGCGGTGACCGCGCTTTATCCCGGATCCTTCGATCCGGTCACCCTGGGGCACGAGGACATCGCGCGGCGGACCCTTCGCGTCGCGGACCGCGTTGTCGTGGGGGTGGCCGACACGGCTACCCAGGCCAAGACCCCGGCCTTCACGCTCGAGGAGCGCCTCGAGATGCTCGAGGAGGTCTTCGCCGGCGAACCCCGCATCGAGTGTGAGGCTTTTTCGGGGCTCCTCGTGACCTATGCCCGCGAACGGGGCGCGGATCTCGTCGTCCGCGGGCTTCGAGCCGTCTCGGACTTCGAATACGAGTTCCAGATGGCTCAGATGAACCGGGCGCTTTCCCCGGATGTAGAATTCATCTTCCTGACTCCGGATGCGCACCTCTCCTTCCTCTCGGCGTCTATCGTGCGCGAAGTGGCGCGGCTTGGAGGAGACGTGTCACCTTTCGTCTCCCCGCCCGTCCTCCGGCGTCTTCGGGAACGTTTCGGGTCCGGTGGGTGA
- a CDS encoding redox-sensing transcriptional repressor Rex, with protein MSSTPRRVSDSAVRRLSLYLRGLEELELEGVRTVASEALARRAGTTAAQVRKDLSLFGSFGKRGLGYAVPPLQAQLRTILGLARPRRVALVGAGRIGAALFEYPPFRERGFRIVAIFDEDPAKIGRAWGGVPIHSAADLAETVRCEGVEIAILAIPAGAAQRMADALTSAGIRGILNFAPVQIQVPEGVVVNDVDMSVELEALTFALDAPPGGGRAGSGG; from the coding sequence GTGTCCTCCACCCCGCGCAGGGTCTCCGATTCCGCGGTGCGGCGGCTTTCTTTGTATCTCCGGGGGCTCGAAGAGCTCGAGCTGGAAGGGGTCCGCACCGTGGCGAGCGAGGCCCTCGCGCGCCGCGCCGGCACCACGGCGGCACAGGTCCGGAAGGACCTCTCTCTCTTCGGGTCCTTCGGGAAACGCGGCCTCGGATATGCCGTTCCCCCGCTCCAGGCCCAGCTCCGCACGATTCTCGGGCTCGCACGTCCCCGGCGGGTCGCGCTGGTCGGCGCCGGGCGGATCGGGGCGGCACTCTTCGAGTATCCTCCCTTTCGCGAGCGCGGCTTCCGGATCGTCGCCATCTTCGACGAGGATCCCGCGAAGATCGGGAGGGCGTGGGGTGGGGTGCCGATCCACTCTGCGGCGGACCTCGCCGAAACGGTGCGGTGCGAGGGCGTGGAGATCGCGATCCTCGCCATTCCGGCGGGCGCCGCGCAGCGCATGGCGGACGCCCTGACCTCGGCGGGGATTCGTGGGATCCTCAACTTCGCTCCGGTGCAGATCCAGGTGCCCGAGGGGGTGGTCGTGAACGACGTGGACATGTCGGTGGAACTGGAGGCGTTGACCTTCGCGCTGGATGCCCCTCCCGGGGGTGGACGCGCCGGGAGCGGAGGCTGA
- a CDS encoding ATP-binding protein: protein MERQIVFDLPNDLNRIEETVEFVVSRCSTCEEVARKVRFNFRVSLVEALSNAMIYGNGRDPSKRVQIEVAVEGKFLTARVTDEGTGFDPFGVPDPTTPRNIQKVGGRGLFIMRKLMDEVHFNELGNSVTLILRLPDRDQISHQA, encoded by the coding sequence TTGGAGCGACAGATTGTCTTCGATCTTCCAAATGACCTCAATCGCATTGAGGAGACGGTGGAGTTTGTCGTCTCGCGATGTTCGACCTGCGAGGAAGTGGCTCGCAAGGTCCGCTTCAATTTCCGGGTGTCTCTCGTGGAAGCCCTTTCCAACGCGATGATCTACGGAAACGGCCGCGATCCTTCCAAGCGCGTACAGATCGAGGTGGCCGTGGAAGGGAAGTTTCTCACCGCGCGTGTCACGGACGAGGGGACCGGATTCGATCCCTTCGGCGTCCCCGATCCCACCACTCCGAGGAATATTCAGAAGGTCGGAGGCCGGGGCCTCTTCATCATGCGAAAGCTGATGGACGAGGTGCATTTCAACGAGTTGGGAAACTCGGTCACCCTCATTCTGCGACTTCCCGACCGGGACCAGATATCACACCAGGCGTAG
- a CDS encoding MBL fold metallo-hydrolase: MTAPDGGGAGPLARSRTIGRIRIHAIEAGVLRLDGGAMFGVVPKALWERRIPADERNRIALSLRCLLIEAPDALVLVDSGVGNKGDAKFQNIYGVENEGNPTRLEDGIRAAGFSPEDVEIVLLTHLHFDHAGGGTVRRDDGAVVPAFPGARYVVQRGELVDSGSRNERIRSSYLQDDIEPITRAGLWDLAGGDGVLTRGVRLLRTPGHTPHHQSVLVESDGATACFLADICPTSAHVPLTWTMAYDLEPLVAIEAKRELWRRASEEEWLLIFQHDERVPWGFLDADRRGVRGE; this comes from the coding sequence GTGACGGCTCCGGACGGCGGTGGGGCGGGACCTTTGGCCCGGAGCCGGACGATCGGACGCATCAGGATCCACGCGATCGAAGCCGGAGTCCTTCGCCTCGACGGGGGCGCGATGTTCGGCGTCGTCCCAAAAGCCCTCTGGGAGCGGCGGATTCCGGCCGACGAACGGAACCGGATCGCCCTCTCCCTCCGCTGTCTCCTGATCGAGGCGCCGGATGCGCTCGTCCTCGTGGACTCGGGGGTCGGCAACAAGGGGGACGCAAAGTTTCAGAACATCTACGGCGTGGAGAACGAGGGGAACCCGACTCGCCTCGAGGACGGAATCCGCGCGGCGGGCTTTTCCCCGGAGGATGTCGAGATCGTCCTCCTCACGCACTTGCACTTCGATCACGCGGGAGGAGGCACCGTGCGGCGCGACGATGGCGCGGTCGTCCCGGCCTTTCCGGGCGCACGCTACGTCGTCCAGCGAGGCGAGCTCGTGGACTCGGGGAGCCGGAACGAGCGGATTCGTTCCAGCTACCTCCAGGACGACATCGAACCGATCACGCGGGCGGGACTCTGGGACCTCGCCGGGGGCGACGGCGTGCTGACCCGGGGGGTCCGCCTCCTCCGCACGCCGGGACACACTCCCCACCACCAGTCCGTCCTCGTGGAATCGGACGGCGCAACGGCTTGTTTTCTCGCCGATATTTGCCCCACGAGCGCGCACGTCCCCCTGACCTGGACGATGGCGTACGACCTCGAGCCCCTCGTCGCCATCGAAGCGAAGCGCGAACTCTGGCGGCGCGCGAGCGAGGAGGAGTGGCTCCTCATCTTCCAGCACGACGAGCGCGTCCCCTGGGGGTTCCTCGACGCGGATCGGCGCGGAGTCCGGGGCGAATGA
- the recJ gene encoding single-stranded-DNA-specific exonuclease RecJ: MTRSTAPVAALPPPPSPEWTFRGDPDPAIVERLERELSLPRPLCALLAARNVTDPEQARSFLRPRLEDLHPPEAMRDLDRAAARILAAIAGGEIILVHGDYDVDGVCATALLTRWLRHLGGEVVPFVPHRRRDGYDLGEAGIEAARSARATLLITCDSGILAHDAVASAQAAGIEVIVTDHHTPGPTLPPAFAVVNPSRGDCTYPEGTLCGAGVAFKLCQRLGALREVPSEELWPHLDLLALATVADLVPLVGENRVFVKFGLRYLSHTPKPGLRALLEVAGLTPGKALGAGQVGFVLAPRINAAGRMEHAELALRLLLTEDPEEGRALAGALDAENARRQDEDRATLVDALERLAADFDPERDYGVVLAGEAWHPGVIGIVASRVVERIHRPVVLIALDGERGRGSARSIPGVHLFEALDATREHLLRFGGHRQAAGLDISRAELPAFRAAFNRSVKAQLEGRLPRPQVGGDLALPLARADRELHRFLEHLGPFGIGNPRPVFWARGLRVVGSPRIVGSGHLKLRLGEGGRELDAIGFGMAPRVPPGSFGGGAVDVLFQLQENEYRGTRSLQALLVDLRPADVLTAG, encoded by the coding sequence GTGACCCGGTCCACCGCGCCGGTCGCGGCTCTCCCTCCTCCTCCGTCTCCGGAGTGGACGTTTCGCGGCGACCCCGATCCCGCCATCGTCGAACGGCTCGAGCGCGAGCTCTCCCTCCCGCGCCCTCTCTGCGCCCTCCTCGCGGCCCGAAACGTCACCGACCCCGAGCAGGCTAGGTCCTTCCTCCGCCCCCGCCTGGAGGATCTCCATCCCCCCGAAGCGATGCGTGACCTGGACCGAGCGGCGGCCCGCATCCTCGCGGCGATCGCAGGGGGTGAGATCATCCTCGTGCATGGGGACTACGATGTGGATGGGGTCTGCGCGACCGCCCTCCTGACCCGATGGCTTCGCCACCTCGGGGGAGAAGTCGTTCCCTTCGTTCCACACCGGAGGCGGGACGGTTACGACCTCGGGGAGGCCGGCATCGAAGCGGCTCGGTCCGCTCGGGCGACGCTCCTCATCACCTGCGATTCTGGGATCCTCGCGCACGACGCGGTCGCGAGCGCACAGGCCGCCGGGATCGAGGTGATCGTCACGGATCACCACACTCCGGGCCCGACCCTCCCCCCGGCGTTCGCCGTCGTGAATCCGTCGAGGGGCGACTGCACCTATCCCGAAGGCACTCTCTGCGGGGCGGGGGTCGCCTTCAAGCTCTGCCAGCGCCTCGGGGCGCTCCGAGAGGTCCCGTCCGAGGAGCTCTGGCCTCACCTGGACCTCCTTGCCCTCGCAACGGTTGCCGATCTGGTTCCCCTCGTCGGAGAAAACCGGGTTTTCGTGAAGTTCGGGCTCCGCTACCTCTCGCACACGCCGAAGCCCGGGCTCCGTGCCCTCCTCGAGGTTGCGGGGCTCACGCCGGGGAAGGCGCTCGGAGCGGGGCAGGTCGGGTTCGTCCTCGCCCCCCGGATCAACGCCGCGGGGCGGATGGAGCACGCCGAGCTGGCGCTCCGCCTCCTCCTCACCGAGGACCCAGAAGAGGGTCGCGCGCTCGCGGGAGCGCTCGATGCCGAAAACGCACGGAGGCAGGACGAGGATCGCGCGACGCTCGTGGACGCGCTCGAGCGGCTGGCGGCGGACTTCGATCCCGAGCGGGACTACGGGGTCGTGCTGGCGGGCGAAGCGTGGCACCCGGGCGTGATCGGGATCGTGGCGTCCCGGGTGGTCGAGCGGATCCACCGGCCCGTCGTCCTCATCGCCCTCGACGGGGAGCGGGGGAGGGGAAGCGCACGCTCCATTCCGGGCGTGCATCTCTTCGAGGCGCTCGACGCGACCCGGGAGCATCTCCTTCGCTTCGGCGGGCACCGCCAGGCGGCCGGCCTCGACATTTCCCGCGCCGAGCTCCCCGCCTTTCGGGCCGCCTTCAATCGGAGCGTGAAGGCGCAGCTCGAGGGGCGCCTGCCGCGTCCTCAGGTCGGCGGCGACCTCGCGCTCCCCCTGGCACGCGCCGACCGTGAGCTGCATCGCTTCCTCGAGCATCTGGGACCGTTCGGAATAGGGAATCCGCGCCCGGTCTTCTGGGCCCGCGGCCTTCGCGTCGTCGGTTCCCCGCGCATCGTCGGAAGCGGGCATCTGAAGCTTCGCTTGGGGGAGGGGGGGCGGGAGCTCGATGCGATCGGCTTCGGGATGGCGCCCCGGGTTCCCCCGGGATCATTCGGCGGGGGCGCGGTGGATGTCCTCTTCCAGTTGCAGGAGAACGAATACCGGGGAACCCGCTCTCTCCAGGCCCTGCTCGTGGACCTCCGTCCCGCGGATGTTCTCACGGCCGGATGA
- a CDS encoding Glu/Leu/Phe/Val dehydrogenase dimerization domain-containing protein, giving the protein MTAPESLFDRMARDGHEQVSFWSEPGEGYRGIIAVHDTTLGPSMGGTRLWSYASDAEALEDALRLSRAMTYKSAIAGLDLGGGKSVIIGDPRTTEREPIFRAHGRAIQSLGGRYYAAEDVGTSADDMAVIRKETRYVSGLPGRSGDPSPLTAYGVFHALRACAIERFGAPSLRGKHVALQGVGHVGFHLCALLAKEGSRLTVTDVDSAKVARAEASFGARGVEPEEIYDVEAEFFSPCALGAVLDDRTIPRLRAGIVAGAANNQLAEPRHEEALVRRGILYAPDYVVNPGGIISVYGELHGWSHDESQAKTHEVHATLLGVFERARADGVSAVAAADRIVEERLAAARRERRNSPGARSPTRDQGIEPS; this is encoded by the coding sequence ATGACGGCGCCGGAGTCTCTTTTCGACCGGATGGCCCGAGACGGCCACGAGCAGGTCAGCTTCTGGTCGGAGCCCGGGGAAGGGTACCGGGGCATCATCGCGGTCCATGATACGACCCTCGGCCCCTCCATGGGGGGGACACGGTTGTGGAGCTACGCCTCCGACGCGGAAGCGCTCGAAGACGCCCTACGGCTCTCCCGCGCGATGACGTACAAGTCCGCCATCGCGGGCCTCGACCTCGGGGGCGGAAAGTCGGTCATCATCGGGGATCCGCGCACGACGGAGCGGGAACCGATCTTCCGGGCGCACGGCCGGGCCATTCAGTCGCTCGGCGGGCGCTATTACGCGGCCGAGGACGTGGGGACCTCGGCGGACGACATGGCGGTCATCCGAAAGGAGACGCGCTACGTTTCGGGACTTCCCGGCCGCTCCGGCGACCCGTCTCCTCTCACGGCGTATGGCGTCTTTCATGCCCTACGCGCGTGCGCGATCGAGCGATTCGGGGCGCCGTCCCTCCGCGGCAAACATGTCGCTCTCCAGGGAGTGGGGCACGTCGGCTTCCACCTCTGTGCCTTACTCGCCAAGGAAGGAAGCCGCCTCACCGTCACCGACGTGGATTCTGCGAAGGTGGCTCGCGCGGAGGCGAGCTTCGGAGCGCGGGGGGTCGAGCCGGAGGAGATCTACGACGTGGAGGCCGAGTTCTTCTCGCCCTGCGCTCTCGGAGCGGTGCTCGACGACCGGACGATTCCGAGACTCCGGGCCGGGATTGTCGCGGGCGCGGCGAACAACCAGCTCGCCGAGCCCCGGCATGAGGAGGCGCTCGTCCGGCGGGGGATCCTCTACGCCCCGGATTACGTCGTGAACCCCGGCGGGATCATCAGCGTATACGGGGAGCTTCACGGGTGGAGCCACGACGAGAGCCAGGCCAAGACGCACGAAGTCCATGCGACTCTGCTCGGCGTGTTCGAACGAGCGCGCGCCGACGGGGTTTCAGCGGTTGCCGCCGCGGACCGGATCGTGGAGGAGAGGCTGGCGGCGGCCCGCCGGGAGCGCCGGAATTCACCCGGCGCTCGTTCACCGACACGAGACCAAGGAATCGAGCCTTCATGA